The Leptospira perdikensis genome includes the window AAAACTTCCACGAAATAGAGTCAGCAAGATTACAAGAATTATTAAACAATCAAGATTGGAATATTACAAAGAACAAAATTTCTTTAGAAGTCCAAAAGGCATACTTGAAATTTTTAAGTAATAAGTTTAAACATAGTATGTTATCAAAAACTCTGGATAGAATCAATAAATTGCAAATTGATTCAGAATTAGAATCAAAATCAGGTTTCAATACTGAACTTGAGCGTTTGGAATTGGAATCTAAGATCAGAGACATAGAATTAATGTCTTTGAAAGCTTCTTCGTCAATACGGTTGGCCGAAATTGACCTAAAAAAACAAATGAATTTACCTTTAACTGTAAAACTTATACCTAAAGATTCAATACTGGAAGACTACATTCTTTTTCAACCTTCAGAATTAATTAATATATCCGAATACCTATTACAAAAGCCGGAGTTGAAAAAAAGTAAACTAGCGATTGAAAACCTTCGAACTCGACAAGAAATCTTGGATTCCTATTGGAAACCAAAAGTTATTTTTGGTGGCTATTATGGTAAAAATATTAATGGCCCTCTTCCCGTTCAAAATGATGTTTTTGGGTTCAATATTGGATTGCAAACGCAGTTAGGTAGTACGACGAATCAATCAAGTTTGAATTCCGGAGTACAAACTGATGGTACTGGTATTCAAAGAATCCCAGGGTTTGGACCCCAATTCGTTGGAAGAGGGGAAAATGCTTTTAATAGCACAAATTTCAATCTTTTTGATGATTTAAGTTATAGCAGAAAAATTTATGAAGGCCAAATAACACTCTCCGATGCGATCAGAAACCAAAGGAATCTTGAGATTACATTAGAGGCTGAGATTTATAAATCATTAGAAAAACTCAATGAAAGTTGGCAAGTGATTCGGATCTCCAATGCAAAATTCTATCAAAATGCTGAGGCATGGAAAACAGCCTTGTTAAAGTTTGATCGGGGTTTTATGAAACCAGCAGAATTGCTAAATCACGAATCAGAGCTCTTACGATCTTTAGATGATTTATGTTTAGGTTATTCTACATATATTGAATCTACATATGAATTAGCTTACAGTTTAGGTGTAAGCAATGAAGAACTTCTACTTGTTCGAAAAGAGAAATCGA containing:
- a CDS encoding TolC family protein; the protein is KWRNYLPRVGISYFGLKNTNINQPDSQYNDIRIQLNQLVYDGGENFHEIESARLQELLNNQDWNITKNKISLEVQKAYLKFLSNKFKHSMLSKTLDRINKLQIDSELESKSGFNTELERLELESKIRDIELMSLKASSSIRLAEIDLKKQMNLPLTVKLIPKDSILEDYILFQPSELINISEYLLQKPELKKSKLAIENLRTRQEILDSYWKPKVIFGGYYGKNINGPLPVQNDVFGFNIGLQTQLGSTTNQSSLNSGVQTDGTGIQRIPGFGPQFVGRGENAFNSTNFNLFDDLSYSRKIYEGQITLSDAIRNQRNLEITLEAEIYKSLEKLNESWQVIRISNAKFYQNAEAWKTALLKFDRGFMKPAELLNHESELLRSLDDLCLGYSTYIESTYELAYSLGVSNEELLLVRKEKSKGNSIFNELMKSGYFEVSSKVDKK